A DNA window from Mucilaginibacter xinganensis contains the following coding sequences:
- the ftsY gene encoding signal recognition particle-docking protein FtsY, translating to MGLFDFFKKKESTPQEQEALDTGLEKTKDNFFSKITKVIAGKSSVDDDVLDDLEEVLVTSDVGVKTTLKIIERIQARVARDKYIGTSELNSLLKDEIQQLLAENNSNDFTNFEYGSHKPYVIMVVGVNGVGKTTTIGKLAHKLKQAGNKVVLGAADTFRAAAVAQIQLWGERVGVKVVAQAMGSDPASVAYDTLRSAVANGDDVAIIDTAGRLHNKVGLMNELTKIKNVMQKVVPGAPHEILLVLDASTGQNAIEQCKQFTEATDVNALALTKLDGTAKGGVVIGISDQFKIPVKYIGVGESMNDLQLFDRQEFVNSLFKQ from the coding sequence ATGGGATTATTTGATTTTTTCAAAAAAAAGGAAAGCACTCCGCAAGAACAGGAAGCGCTGGATACCGGTTTAGAAAAAACAAAGGATAACTTTTTTTCAAAAATAACCAAGGTAATAGCCGGAAAATCAAGCGTTGATGATGACGTGCTTGATGACCTGGAAGAGGTACTGGTAACGTCAGACGTTGGCGTTAAAACCACGCTGAAAATTATTGAGCGCATCCAGGCGCGGGTTGCCCGGGATAAATACATCGGCACATCTGAGCTGAATAGTCTTTTAAAGGATGAAATTCAGCAACTACTGGCCGAAAACAACAGTAACGACTTTACAAACTTTGAATATGGCAGCCACAAGCCCTATGTAATAATGGTTGTGGGTGTAAATGGCGTAGGTAAAACCACTACCATTGGCAAACTGGCGCATAAGCTTAAGCAGGCCGGAAACAAAGTGGTATTAGGGGCGGCTGATACCTTTCGTGCCGCGGCTGTTGCGCAAATTCAACTTTGGGGCGAACGCGTGGGTGTAAAAGTTGTGGCACAGGCTATGGGGTCTGACCCTGCCTCGGTTGCTTATGATACGTTGCGTTCAGCGGTTGCTAATGGCGATGATGTAGCAATTATTGATACTGCCGGCCGCTTACACAACAAAGTGGGCCTGATGAACGAGCTTACCAAGATCAAGAATGTGATGCAAAAGGTTGTTCCCGGTGCCCCGCATGAAATATTACTGGTATTGGATGCTTCAACCGGGCAAAATGCAATTGAGCAATGCAAGCAATTTACTGAGGCTACCGATGTTAATGCGCTGGCTCTAACCAAGCTTGATGGTACGGCAAAAGGCGGTGTAGTGATTGGAATTTCGGATCAGTTTAAGATCCCGGTAAAATATATAGGTGTTGGTGAAAGCATGAACGATTTGCAGTTGTTTGACAGGCAGGAGTTCGTGAACAGCCTTTTTAAACAATAA
- the rimO gene encoding 30S ribosomal protein S12 methylthiotransferase RimO — MRTKSISTPAVTSKPRVNVVTLGCSKNIYDSEILMGQLKGNHFDVVHEAEKVNSNDIIVINTCGFIDNAKQESIDTILQYSELKEQGKVGKVIVTGCLSERYKPELEAEIANVDSWFGTNDLQNLLSSVGADYKHELIGERLLTTPKHFAYFKIAEGCNRPCSFCAIPLMRGKHLSSPIDQLVKDAQALAKNGTKELILIAQDLTYYGLDLYGKRNLDELLRRLSDVNGIEWIRLQYAYPSGFPIEILDVMNERDNICKYMDMPLQHISDDMLKSMRRGITKQKTIDVVNQIRDKVPGIAMRTTLITGYPGETEKDFEEMQQWVEDTKFDRLGCFTYSHEEKTHAYALVDDVPEEVKQQRADAIMEIQQGISFDKNQEKIGNTYKVLVDKKDGAYFVGRTEYDSPEVDNEVLIDASIDYATVGSFVNVKIDTAEDFDLYGHIVK; from the coding sequence ATGAGGACAAAATCAATTAGCACTCCTGCGGTTACCAGTAAGCCACGTGTAAATGTAGTTACTTTAGGCTGTAGCAAAAACATATACGATTCCGAGATCCTGATGGGACAGCTGAAAGGCAACCATTTTGATGTGGTGCACGAGGCGGAGAAGGTAAATAGCAATGATATTATTGTAATTAATACCTGCGGATTTATTGACAATGCCAAGCAAGAATCTATAGATACGATTTTACAATACAGCGAGCTTAAAGAACAGGGTAAAGTTGGCAAAGTAATTGTTACCGGCTGCCTTTCTGAACGCTACAAACCGGAACTTGAAGCAGAGATAGCTAATGTAGATTCGTGGTTTGGCACTAATGACCTGCAAAACCTATTAAGTTCTGTTGGTGCCGATTATAAGCATGAGCTGATTGGCGAACGACTGTTAACCACTCCAAAACATTTTGCCTACTTTAAAATAGCCGAAGGCTGTAATCGCCCCTGCTCATTTTGCGCCATCCCGCTAATGAGAGGCAAGCACTTAAGTTCACCTATTGACCAACTGGTTAAAGATGCACAAGCTTTAGCTAAAAACGGCACAAAGGAACTGATACTGATTGCACAGGACCTAACCTATTACGGGCTCGACCTGTATGGCAAACGTAACCTGGATGAGCTGCTTCGCCGTTTATCTGATGTTAATGGTATTGAATGGATCAGGCTGCAGTATGCATACCCTTCAGGCTTCCCTATCGAGATCCTGGATGTGATGAACGAGCGCGACAACATCTGTAAATACATGGATATGCCGTTGCAGCACATCAGCGATGATATGCTTAAATCCATGCGCCGCGGTATCACCAAACAAAAAACTATTGACGTAGTAAACCAGATTCGTGATAAAGTACCCGGCATAGCCATGCGTACCACGTTGATAACAGGCTACCCGGGCGAAACTGAAAAAGATTTTGAAGAAATGCAGCAATGGGTTGAGGATACCAAATTCGACCGTTTAGGCTGTTTCACCTACTCGCACGAAGAAAAAACACATGCCTATGCATTGGTTGATGATGTGCCAGAAGAAGTAAAACAGCAAAGAGCCGATGCCATAATGGAAATTCAACAAGGCATTTCTTTTGATAAGAACCAGGAAAAAATCGGCAATACCTATAAAGTTTTGGTTGATAAAAAAGATGGCGCTTACTTTGTTGGCCGTACGGAATATGATTCGCCTGAAGTGGATAACGAGGTGTTAATTGACGCCAGCATTGATTATGCCACCGTTGGCAGCTTTGTTAATGTAAAAATTGACACAGCTGAAGACTTTGATCTTTATGGACATATTGTAAAATAA
- the rpmG gene encoding 50S ribosomal protein L33 — protein MAKKGNRVQVILECTEHKTSGMPGMSRYITTKNKKNTTERLEMRKFNPVLRKVTVHKEIK, from the coding sequence ATGGCTAAGAAAGGCAATAGAGTTCAGGTAATTTTAGAATGCACCGAGCACAAAACAAGCGGAATGCCTGGTATGTCTCGTTACATTACTACCAAGAACAAGAAAAATACGACAGAAAGACTGGAAATGAGAAAATTCAACCCGGTTTTAAGAAAAGTAACTGTTCACAAAGAGATTAAGTAA
- the rpmB gene encoding 50S ribosomal protein L28 has translation MSRICDLTGKGSLVGNNVSNSNVKTKRRFHPNLKLKKFYIPEEDKWITLKVSTSAVKTISKNGITACINKFVKKGYI, from the coding sequence ATGTCAAGAATTTGTGATCTAACAGGAAAAGGATCTTTAGTAGGTAACAACGTTTCTAACTCAAACGTTAAAACCAAACGCAGATTTCATCCAAACTTAAAACTTAAGAAGTTTTATATTCCTGAGGAAGATAAATGGATAACCTTAAAGGTATCCACTTCAGCTGTTAAAACTATCAGCAAAAACGGTATAACTGCTTGTATCAATAAATTTGTAAAAAAAGGATACATTTAA
- the acs gene encoding acetate--CoA ligase, which yields MKTSMKISSFEEYKQVYQQSVEHPEQFWESIANNFLWRKKWDKVLDWNFKDPSIKWFQGAKLNITENCLDRHLEALGDKPAILWEPNDPQEHHRVLTYQQLYDKVCQFANVLKNNGAKKGDRICIYMPMVPELAIAVLACARIGAVHSVVFGGFSAQSIADRINDAACKLIITADGGFRGNKPIPLKNIIDDALVQCPTIERVIVLTRSRTPVSMIKGRDVWWEDEIQKIETQGNLECPPEVMDAEDMLFILYTSGSTGKPKGVVHTCGGYMVYTGYTFANAFQYEPGEVYFCTADIGWITGHSYIAYGPLSQGATTVMFEGIPSWPTPGRFWDIVEKYEVNILYTAPTAIRSLMSFGDDVLKGKNFSSLRKLGSVGEPINEEAWHWFDEKIGMGKCPIVDTWWQTETGGFMISPIAGITPTKPGYATLPLPGVQPVLVDENGNIVEGNGVSGNLCIRFPWPGMLRTTYGDHERCRTTYFATYENLYFTGDGCLRDEDGYYRITGRVDDVLNVSGHRIGTAEVENAINMHSSVVESAVVGYPHDIKGQGVYAFVVCPNKHGDDELARKDIIMTVSRIIGAIAKPDKIQFVSGLPKTRSGKIMRRILRKIAEGDTSNLGDTSTLLDPAVVDEIKEGAL from the coding sequence ATGAAAACCTCAATGAAGATCTCCTCTTTTGAAGAATACAAACAAGTTTATCAGCAAAGCGTGGAGCATCCCGAACAGTTTTGGGAAAGCATAGCCAACAATTTTTTGTGGCGTAAAAAATGGGATAAAGTGCTTGATTGGAATTTTAAAGATCCCTCTATTAAATGGTTCCAGGGTGCAAAACTTAATATTACGGAGAATTGCCTGGACCGCCATTTGGAAGCACTGGGTGATAAACCTGCTATTTTATGGGAACCCAACGATCCGCAGGAACATCACCGGGTATTAACCTACCAGCAGTTGTATGACAAGGTTTGCCAGTTTGCCAACGTTCTGAAAAACAACGGTGCAAAAAAAGGCGACCGGATCTGTATCTATATGCCCATGGTGCCTGAGCTGGCCATCGCGGTGCTGGCCTGCGCCCGCATCGGCGCTGTTCATTCTGTGGTATTTGGTGGCTTTTCGGCGCAATCTATTGCCGACAGGATCAATGACGCTGCCTGTAAGCTGATCATTACCGCTGATGGTGGTTTTCGGGGTAACAAGCCAATTCCTTTAAAAAATATTATTGACGATGCGCTGGTGCAATGCCCTACAATTGAAAGGGTTATTGTGCTTACCCGCAGCCGTACCCCGGTTTCAATGATCAAGGGCCGTGATGTTTGGTGGGAAGATGAGATCCAGAAGATAGAAACCCAGGGAAATTTAGAATGCCCGCCCGAAGTGATGGATGCCGAGGATATGCTGTTCATCCTTTACACATCAGGTTCAACCGGAAAGCCAAAAGGTGTAGTACATACCTGTGGCGGTTATATGGTTTATACCGGCTATACATTTGCCAATGCGTTTCAGTACGAGCCGGGTGAAGTTTACTTTTGTACAGCTGATATCGGCTGGATCACCGGCCACTCCTATATTGCTTACGGGCCGTTAAGCCAGGGCGCAACTACGGTAATGTTCGAGGGAATTCCTTCCTGGCCAACTCCGGGGCGCTTTTGGGATATTGTTGAAAAATACGAAGTTAATATACTTTATACCGCACCTACGGCTATCCGCTCATTAATGAGCTTTGGCGATGACGTATTAAAAGGAAAGAATTTTAGTTCGTTAAGAAAATTGGGTTCCGTGGGCGAGCCTATAAACGAGGAGGCCTGGCATTGGTTTGATGAAAAGATAGGTATGGGCAAATGCCCTATTGTTGATACCTGGTGGCAGACAGAAACAGGCGGATTTATGATCTCGCCGATAGCTGGTATTACGCCAACAAAACCCGGGTATGCTACTTTGCCATTGCCCGGTGTACAGCCGGTGCTGGTTGACGAGAATGGGAATATAGTTGAAGGCAACGGCGTTAGCGGTAATTTATGTATCCGCTTTCCGTGGCCGGGAATGTTACGCACCACCTATGGTGATCATGAACGCTGCCGTACAACCTATTTTGCAACTTATGAGAATTTATACTTTACTGGAGATGGCTGCTTACGCGATGAAGATGGTTATTATAGGATTACCGGGCGTGTTGATGACGTGCTCAATGTGTCGGGACACCGCATTGGCACTGCCGAGGTAGAGAATGCCATTAATATGCACAGCAGCGTAGTGGAATCAGCAGTGGTGGGTTACCCGCATGATATAAAAGGGCAGGGTGTTTATGCTTTTGTGGTTTGTCCTAATAAGCATGGCGATGACGAACTTGCGCGTAAGGATATCATCATGACGGTATCGCGCATCATTGGCGCTATTGCAAAACCGGATAAGATCCAGTTTGTAAGCGGCTTGCCGAAAACACGTTCCGGAAAGATCATGCGGCGGATCTTAAGGAAAATTGCAGAAGGTGATACCAGTAACCTGGGTGACACGTCAACCTTGCTTGATCCAGCTGTGGTGGATGAAATTAAAGAAGGTGCGCTATAG
- a CDS encoding DUF4295 domain-containing protein — protein sequence MAKKVVATLKVAGKGKEFSKVITMAKSPRTGAYSFKEQIVANDFVKDAIAGKL from the coding sequence ATGGCAAAGAAAGTAGTTGCAACGCTAAAAGTAGCAGGTAAAGGCAAAGAGTTTTCAAAAGTTATTACAATGGCTAAGTCACCACGTACTGGTGCTTACTCATTCAAAGAACAAATCGTAGCTAACGATTTTGTTAAGGATGCGATAGCCGGCAAATTATAA